A part of Xenopus tropicalis strain Nigerian chromosome 4, UCB_Xtro_10.0, whole genome shotgun sequence genomic DNA contains:
- the pif1 gene encoding PIF1 5'-to-3' DNA helicase (The RefSeq protein has 1 substitution compared to this genomic sequence) translates to MMLAEQLSPEIQSSITIEYLNSSGQTLKRKAIRNALVSLGRNEFRDLVLKVSDGKLQQNFVLNQIKLFTRFIRDGKASVVLLPENVQLLISNCPSDKLQHFMKTLLIKHEAGKTEKPVNERTRLLSGLPRVFETISPVQKKDVEQANEMRAKANSETPVKGRGLSNKGVNGVNRCQQKRTRTESSNSLIADLRPSKKPTLSMPKQVRLSTEQSLVLNTVLSGRNVFFTGSAGTGKSYLLKRIVGALPPKSTYATASTGVAACHIGGTTLHAFAGIGTGKASIEQCIELAKRPGVRQHWTGCKHLIIDEISMVEGEFFDKLEAVARAVRGKDEPFGGIQLIVCGDFLQLPPVTQASSQTKFCFQARSWRKCIHLTMELTEVRRQTDKNFISLLQAIRLGRCTDDVSRKLLQTSSHKVERDGILATRLCTHKDDVEITNERRLQQLPGESHLYEALDSDPMLVKTINAQCPVNQQIQLKKGAQVMLAKNLDVSRGLVNGARGVVTKFEEGNKNLPVVRFLCGVTEVIKPDRWVFKGHGGIYLSRQQLPLKLAWAISIHKSQGMSLDCVEISLSRVFESGQAYVALSRARNLEGLRVMDFDPKVVRANPYVLQFYSQMRKERALRQTCLEDFLENKENC, encoded by the exons ATGATGTTAGCAGAACAGTTGTCTCCAGAAATCCAGAGCAGCATCACCATAGAGTATCTTAATTCTTCCGGACAGACTCTGAAGCGCAAAGCAATTCGTAATGCTCTCGTCTCACTTGGGCGTAATGAATTCCGTGACCTTGTATTGAAGGTTAGTGATGGAAAGCTCCAACAAAACTTTGTCTTGAAGCAGATCAAACTCTTCACCCGTTTCATCCGAGATGGGAAAGCGTCCGTTGTGCTGCTGCCAGAAAATGTCCAGCTTTTAATATCCAACTGCCCCTCAGATAAGTTACAGCACTTTATGAAAACCCTCCTAATTAAACATGAAGCAGGAAAAACGGAAAAGCCCGTGAACGAGCGCACCCGCCTTCTTTCTGGGCTGCCACGAGTGTTTGAAACCATCAGCCCAGTGCAGAAAAAAGATGTGGAACAGGCTAATGAGATGCGGGCCAAGGCCAACTCTGAGACTCCAGTAAAGGGGAGGGGACTGAGTAACAAAGGGGTGAATGGAGTTAACAGATGCCAGCAAAAACGTACACGGACAGAGTCTTCTAACAGCCTA ATTGCAGATCTCAGGCCCAGCAAAAAGCCAACACTATCAATGCCCAAGCAGGTCCGGCTGTCTACAGAACAATCCTTGGTGTTGAACACAGTTCTCAGTGGGAGGAATGTCTTCTTCACGGGCAGTGCAG GCACAGGAAAGTCTTATTTATTAAAGAGGATAGTTGGCGCGCTCCCACCCAAAAGTACATATGCAACAGCAAGTACTGGAGTAGCTGCATGCCACATTGGTGGCACAACTCTACATGCGTTTGCAG GTATTGGTACTGGCAAAGCCTCAATAGAACAATGCATTGAACTGGCAAAGAGGCCCGGGGTACGCCAGCACTGGACCGGCTGCAAACATCTAATCATTGATGAGATCTCAATGGTGGAAGGAGAGTTCTTTGATAAGCTCGAGGCTGTTGCTag GGCTGTGCGTGGTAAAGATGAACCATTTGGTGGCATTCAGCTTATTGTATGTGGTGACTTCCTTCAGCTTCCTCCAGTCACTCAAGCCTCAAGCCAAACAAAGTTCTGTTTCCAG GCGAGAAGCTGGAGGAAATGCATTCATCTGACTATGGAATTAACTGAAGTGAGGAGACAAACTGATAAAAACTTCATCTCTCTGCTGCAAGCCATCCGACTTGGCAG ATGTACAGATGATGTCTCAAGGAAGCTTCTCCAAACCAGTAGCCATAAAGTTGAGCGAGATGGAATTCTGGCTACGAGGCTGTGCACTCACAAAGATGATGTGGAAATAACCAATGAGCGTCGCCTTCAGCAGTTACCTG GGGAATCTCATTTATATGAGGCTTTGGACAGTGACCCTATGCTTGTGAAAACTATAAATGCTCAGTGTCCTGTAAATCAACAGATTCAGCTGAAGAAAGGGGCACAG GTGATGCTGGCAAAGAATCTGGATGTGTCTCGTGGCTTGGTAAATGGAGCACGTGGTGTTGTCACCAAGTTTGAAGAAGGAAATAAAA ATTTGCCAGTTGTACGGTTCCTGTGTGGTGTTACAGAGGTCATAAAGCCAGACCGCTGGGTGTTCAAAGGACATGGTGGAATATATCTGAGCCGGCAACAGCTGCCTTTAAAGTTGGCATGGGCTATTTCTATCCATAAAAGCCAG GGAATGTCTTTGGACTGTGTGGAAATCTCATTGTCTCGAGTGTTTGAGAGCGGCCAAGCTTACGTTGCTCTCTCCAGAGCTCGAAATCTAGAGGGTCTCCGAGTTATGGACTTTGACCCCAAGGTTGTTAGAGCCAATCCATATGTTCTACAGTTCTACTCTCAAATGAGGAAGGAAAGAGCATTGCGGCAG ACTTGCCTTGAGGACTTCCTGGAGAACAAAGAGAATTGCTGA
- the pif1 gene encoding ATP-dependent DNA helicase PIF1 isoform X1 has product MLIGCSFKSPAADWMSFYTGKFKNATCVALAAVHGLLYYSDSVGTIRYSHSEDQLLRAVQAAAATDRIMMLAEQLSPEIQSSITIEYLNSSGQTLKRKAIRNALVSLGRNEFRDLVLKVSDGKLQQNFVLKQIKLFTRFIRDGKASVVLLPENVQLLISNCPSDKLQHFMKTLLIKHEAGKTEKPVNERTRLLSGLPRVFETISPVQKKDVEQANEMRAKANSETPVKGRGLSNKGVNGVNRCQQKRTRTESSNSLIADLRPSKKPTLSMPKQVRLSTEQSLVLNTVLSGRNVFFTGSAGTGKSYLLKRIVGALPPKSTYATASTGVAACHIGGTTLHAFAGIGTGKASIEQCIELAKRPGVRQHWTGCKHLIIDEISMVEGEFFDKLEAVARAVRGKDEPFGGIQLIVCGDFLQLPPVTQASSQTKFCFQARSWRKCIHLTMELTEVRRQTDKNFISLLQAIRLGRCTDDVSRKLLQTSSHKVERDGILATRLCTHKDDVEITNERRLQQLPGESHLYEALDSDPMLVKTINAQCPVNQQIQLKKGAQVMLAKNLDVSRGLVNGARGVVTKFEEGNKNLPVVRFLCGVTEVIKPDRWVFKGHGGIYLSRQQLPLKLAWAISIHKSQGMSLDCVEISLSRVFESGQAYVALSRARNLEGLRVMDFDPKVVRANPYVLQFYSQMRKERALRQTCLEDFLENKENC; this is encoded by the exons atgctgattggctgttcattTAAAAGTCCAGCGGCCGATTGGATGAGCTTCTACACCGGCAAATTCAAAAATGCAACTTGTGTAGCTCTCGCTGCTGTACACGGATTGTTGTATTACAGCGATTCCGTCGGTACAATCCGGTACTCTCATTCTGAGGATCAACTTCTCCGGGCGGTACAAGCAGCAGCAGCCACGGACAG GATAATGATGTTAGCAGAACAGTTGTCTCCAGAAATCCAGAGCAGCATCACCATAGAGTATCTTAATTCTTCCGGACAGACTCTGAAGCGCAAAGCAATTCGTAATGCTCTCGTCTCACTTGGGCGTAATGAATTCCGTGACCTTGTATTGAAGGTTAGTGATGGAAAGCTCCAACAAAACTTTGTCTTGAAGCAGATCAAACTCTTCACCCGTTTCATCCGAGATGGGAAAGCGTCCGTTGTGCTGCTGCCAGAAAATGTCCAGCTTTTAATATCCAACTGCCCCTCAGATAAGTTACAGCACTTTATGAAAACCCTCCTAATTAAACATGAAGCAGGAAAAACGGAAAAGCCCGTGAACGAGCGCACCCGCCTTCTTTCTGGGCTGCCACGAGTGTTTGAAACCATCAGCCCAGTGCAGAAAAAAGATGTGGAACAGGCTAATGAGATGCGGGCCAAGGCCAACTCTGAGACTCCAGTAAAGGGGAGGGGACTGAGTAACAAAGGGGTGAATGGAGTTAACAGATGCCAGCAAAAACGTACACGGACAGAGTCTTCTAACAGCCTA ATTGCAGATCTCAGGCCCAGCAAAAAGCCAACACTATCAATGCCCAAGCAGGTCCGGCTGTCTACAGAACAATCCTTGGTGTTGAACACAGTTCTCAGTGGGAGGAATGTCTTCTTCACGGGCAGTGCAG GCACAGGAAAGTCTTATTTATTAAAGAGGATAGTTGGCGCGCTCCCACCCAAAAGTACATATGCAACAGCAAGTACTGGAGTAGCTGCATGCCACATTGGTGGCACAACTCTACATGCGTTTGCAG GTATTGGTACTGGCAAAGCCTCAATAGAACAATGCATTGAACTGGCAAAGAGGCCCGGGGTACGCCAGCACTGGACCGGCTGCAAACATCTAATCATTGATGAGATCTCAATGGTGGAAGGAGAGTTCTTTGATAAGCTCGAGGCTGTTGCTag GGCTGTGCGTGGTAAAGATGAACCATTTGGTGGCATTCAGCTTATTGTATGTGGTGACTTCCTTCAGCTTCCTCCAGTCACTCAAGCCTCAAGCCAAACAAAGTTCTGTTTCCAG GCGAGAAGCTGGAGGAAATGCATTCATCTGACTATGGAATTAACTGAAGTGAGGAGACAAACTGATAAAAACTTCATCTCTCTGCTGCAAGCCATCCGACTTGGCAG ATGTACAGATGATGTCTCAAGGAAGCTTCTCCAAACCAGTAGCCATAAAGTTGAGCGAGATGGAATTCTGGCTACGAGGCTGTGCACTCACAAAGATGATGTGGAAATAACCAATGAGCGTCGCCTTCAGCAGTTACCTG GGGAATCTCATTTATATGAGGCTTTGGACAGTGACCCTATGCTTGTGAAAACTATAAATGCTCAGTGTCCTGTAAATCAACAGATTCAGCTGAAGAAAGGGGCACAG GTGATGCTGGCAAAGAATCTGGATGTGTCTCGTGGCTTGGTAAATGGAGCACGTGGTGTTGTCACCAAGTTTGAAGAAGGAAATAAAA ATTTGCCAGTTGTACGGTTCCTGTGTGGTGTTACAGAGGTCATAAAGCCAGACCGCTGGGTGTTCAAAGGACATGGTGGAATATATCTGAGCCGGCAACAGCTGCCTTTAAAGTTGGCATGGGCTATTTCTATCCATAAAAGCCAG GGAATGTCTTTGGACTGTGTGGAAATCTCATTGTCTCGAGTGTTTGAGAGCGGCCAAGCTTACGTTGCTCTCTCCAGAGCTCGAAATCTAGAGGGTCTCCGAGTTATGGACTTTGACCCCAAGGTTGTTAGAGCCAATCCATATGTTCTACAGTTCTACTCTCAAATGAGGAAGGAAAGAGCATTGCGGCAG ACTTGCCTTGAGGACTTCCTGGAGAACAAAGAGAATTGCTGA
- the ebna1bp2 gene encoding EBNA1 binding protein 2, with the protein MLAHEDSSPESDSDFDASELTDKELQEAFSQGKLKPGLNVILEGKKKPFNDVSGLRQSLKDLMNELPWAERMDVTVDPVAETAGQNGQTAPNTPDINAEDDFQREMCFYRQAQAAVLYALPRLHQLKVATKRPDDYFAEMAKTDQHMQKIRQKLQIKQAAMEKSEKAKQLRALRKYGKKVQTEVLQKRQKEKSAMMTQIKKYQKGLSDKLDFLEGDQTQKKNKTGGSAAQKAKKGPSAKRRYKDQKFGFGGKKKGSKRNTKESYNDVSGFRASVAHGKGQRRPGKKGGKNANKRPGKKVRQKMKSKTR; encoded by the exons ATGTTAGCCCATGAAGATAGTTCTCCAGAATCAGATTCTGACTTTGATGCCTCAGAGTTGACAGATAAAGAG TTGCAGGAAGCATTTTCTCAGGGGAAACTAAAGCCTGGATTAAATGTGATCTTAGAAGGAAAGAAGAAACCTTTCAATGATGTG TCTGGCTTACGGCAGAGTTTAAAGGATCTCATGAATGAATTGCCCTGGGCAGAGCGTATGGATGTAACTGTTGATCCTGTAGCTGAGACAGCTGGGCAGAATGGGCAGACTGCTCCAAACACACCAGACATCAATGCAGAGGATGATTTTCAGCGGGAGATGTGCTT TTACCGTCAAGCCCAGGCTGCTGTATTGTATGCTTTACCGCGTCTTCATCAGTTAAAGGTGGCAACCAAGCGCCCAGATGATTATTTTGCAGAAATGGCAAAGACTGACCAACACATGCAGAAG ATTCGACAAAAACTCCAGATAAAACAGGCTGCAATGGAGAAGTCTGAAAAGGCAAAACAACTGAGGGCTCTGAGGAAGTATGGTAAAAAG GTGCAAACTGAAGTATTGCAGaagagacagaaagagaaatCAGCCATGAtgacacaaattaaaaaataccaaaaag GTCTTTCAGATAAATTGGATTTTCTGGAAGGGGACCAAACTCAGAAGAAGAACAAGACTGGTGGATCCGCTGCCCAGAAGGCTAAAAAAGG GCCAAGTGCAAAGCGACGCTACAAGGACCAGAAGTTTGGCTTTGGAGGTAAAAAGAAAGGCTCAAAGAGAAACACAAAAGAAAGTTACAACGATGTATCCGGTTTCCGAGCTAGTGTGGCACATGGAAAGGGACAACGCAGGCCTGGGAAGAAGGGTGGCAAAAATGCTAAT AAAAGACCAGGTAAAAAAGTAAGACAGAAAATGAAGAGCAAAACCAGATGA
- the fam183b gene encoding protein FAM183A, which yields MAAAKEKERRDEVSLNAIHRETIQKENRCQKLVTEFGINPYHKVHAIARKPMSWHDNETETADDHFLKIIHHGALEPTKKYTEPQTTSQEIGWITTPLITSDRTDRRLHFFREKTEITKYMETAWRLKEQSENIQ from the exons ATGGCAGCAGCCAAGGAAAAGGAACGACGCGATGAAGTATCTTTAAATGCGATACATCGGGAGACTATACAGAAGGAGAATCGCTGCCAGAAACTGGTTACTGAGTTCGGGATTAATCCGTATCACAAGG TTCATGCTATAGCCAGGAAGCCCATGTCATGGCATGATAATGAGACTGAAACTGCAGATG ACCATTTTCTCAAAATAATTCATCATGGTGCTTTGGAACCAACTAAAAAGTACACTGAGCCACAAACCACAAGTCAGGAAATTGGGTGGATCACAACACCACTG ATAACCAGTGATCGAACAGATAGACGCTTACACTTCTTTcgagagaaaacagaaatcacGAAATATATGGAGACAGCATGGCGCCTTAAAGAACAAAGCGAAAATATTCAGTAG